Proteins encoded together in one Lathyrus oleraceus cultivar Zhongwan6 chromosome 5, CAAS_Psat_ZW6_1.0, whole genome shotgun sequence window:
- the LOC127086222 gene encoding uncharacterized protein LOC127086222, which yields MDLPNADILELKEMMKGLFSVVQGLALGQKAMSERLEKIEKWLMVEKAVSTEVNKPSGTVVKKLSDSGPFKKEVEPVGVPAKKERSKDRYHPYAAAVTTPVGNPLVPPQQLPPQQKAPRVRGQVKKKKEERQFEEPPVTYTLLFQRLMDLGLIRPRILIPIERQNRPPNYDENASCVFHSEMPGHSIEGCRAFKHAVQDMVDSKTINLARIMKGDVNPVPRQGPIKVKMVKKARKGMEVTEKDQLKVPMDVVPKLLMQDRAVPAVDNTCATVATEGCMLTGDTTQRIKEEEIDKEKVEAPSQAIETVKVESALVVEKEKKLSISSYKQALEVVKNQEAQGWGRIIDIVVKADMFGIGYPDQESSRPNRGRRPPYIFVSAGMLNSDHACSVSEEIDRDRELELWIKSCVPGDWKASKSIPVTHPEE from the coding sequence atggatcttcccaacgccgacatccttgagctgaaagagatgatgaagggattgttcagtgttgtgcaagggctcgccttgggacagaaagccatgtctgagagattggaaaagattgagaagtggctgatgGTGGAAAAAGCCGTGTCAaccgaagtgaacaaaccttctggcACCGTAGTAAAGAAACTCTCTGACAGTGGTCCTTTCAAGAAGGaggttgagccagttggtgtgccagcaaagaaagaacgcagtaaggaccgttatcacccttatgctgctgctgtaaccactcctgttggtaatccgCTTGTACCACCGCAACAACtaccacctcaacagaaggcaccaAGAGTTAGGggccaggtgaagaagaagaaggaggagcggcagtttgaggaaccacctgtgacctacacccttttgttccagaggttgatggatcttggtttaatccggccaaggatattgattcccatagaacggcagaacaggcctccaaactatgatgagaatgctagttGTGTGTTTCATTCTGAGATGCCCGGACATAgcattgagggctgtagagcttttaagcatgccgtccaggacatggtggactccaagaccattaacttggcccggatcatgaagggggatgtcaaccccgtacccaggcagggtcctataaaagtgaagatggtgaaGAAAGCCAGAAAGGGGATggaggtgactgagaaggatcagcTAAAAGTTCCAATGGATGTGGTCCCAAAACTTCTGATGCAGGATAGAGCCGTCCCTGCTGTTGATAATACTTGTGCAACCGTCGCCACAGAGGGATGTATGCTGACAGGGGATACCACCCAGAGGATCAAGGAAGAGGAAATAGACAAGGAAAAAGTTGAAGcacccagtcaagcaatcgaaaccgtcaaggtggagagCGCCCTTGTtgttgagaaagagaagaagctgtccatttcttcttataaacaagctctggaagtggtgaaaaaccaagaggcccaaggctgggggaGAATCATCGACATAGTGGTGaaggcagacatgtttgggatcggctatccagatcaagagtcgtctagaccaaacagaggacgccgtccaccgtacatcttcgtcagtgcaggaatgctgaattctgatcatgcttgttcagtgagtgaagagatcgaccgcgaccgtgagctagagctgtggataaagtcgtgcgtaccaggcgattggaaggcctccaaaagcatccCTGTCACTCATCCGGAGGAGTAG